In Zerene cesonia ecotype Mississippi chromosome 18, Zerene_cesonia_1.1, whole genome shotgun sequence, the following are encoded in one genomic region:
- the LOC119834030 gene encoding glutamate receptor ionotropic, kainate 2-like gives MRGDRIQKFPCDVSTAIYLHQCLYIPALRLFEPQSAAVLQAMEAWREQYRNRLGDAADDEEIEQIVANPPTALLLAYDAAHIVAEALALLQLPGGAPGACERGTAAFHADTLLNYIRSREWGGASSELALRWEAGGARREVALQAAELLAGGELRTAAAWAPRDGLAWRPRDPAPPPPRDSMVNRTFVVLIAPNKPYVMRQQSTDRLAGNERYEGFCIELIDRLARQLHFNYTFVEQPDGRYGSYNKTTGQWDGMMKRLMEDKDIDFAVTDLTITAEREKAVDFTTPFMNLGIAILFRKPQPPKPALLAFLLPFSSGVWLCLGFAYLGTSLVLYVVGRLCPEEWQNPYPCVEEAAALENQFTISNALWFILGAVLMQGSEIAPVAYGSRAVASAWWIFAIVIVNSYTANLATLLGTKTSNELIHNVRDLAENDLGITYGAKAGGSTFTFFELSNNDLYKSMYQKMMQQEMPSSNEAGIEKVMKEQYAFFAESTTIEYTIERNCEVTMVGELLDNKGYGIAMKKNSQYRHSMNLALLNLQESGVLREMKHRWWKEKHGGGACQPNADPSNDELTMRNFLGLFLVLVVGCALGIVVSCCDLAWTAWRRPRDPAASFAASYWAELRFVFRFDQSEKPVRGPLVPPPAPRPSGSPGSVQTDKAGSPGSAGSAPDEVEERRSGRSARSSRRPSARRCSMHNASLRIARHTTPTPR, from the exons ataGTCGCGAACCCGCCAACTGCCCTACTTTTGGCGTACGACGCGGCGCATATCGTAGCGGAAGCGTTGGCGCTGTTGCAGCTTCCGGGCGGCGCGCCCGGCGCCTGCGAGCGCGGCACCGCCGCCTTCCACGCCGACACACTGCTCAACTACATACGCTCG CGCGAGTGGGGCGGCGCGAGCAGCGAGCTGGCGCTGCGCTGGGAGGCGGGAGGTGCGCGGCGCGAGGTGGCGCTGCAGGCGGCCGAGCTGCTCGCGGGCGGCGAGCTGCGCACGGCGGCCGCGTGGGCGCCGCGCGACGGGCTGGCCTGGCGCCCTCGCGatcccgcgccgccgccgccgcgcgacTCCATGGTCAACCGCACCTTCGTCGTGCTCATCGCCCCg aataAACCATACGTCATGAGACAACAATCGACCGATCGCCTCGCTGGCAACGAGCGCTACGAAG GTTTCTGTATCGAGCTAATTGACCGGCTCGCGCGCCAGCTGCACTTTAACTACACGTTCGTGGAGCAGCCGGACGGCCGCTACGGCTCCTACAACAAGACAACGGGCCAGTGGGACGGCATGATGAAGAGGCTCATGGAAGACAAG GACATAGATTTCGCGGTGACGGACCTTACGATAACCGCGGAGCGCGAGAAAGCGGTGGACTTCACCACGCCCTTCATGAACCTGGGCATCGCTATCCTGTTCCGCAAGCCGCAGCCGCCCAAGCCCGCGCTACTCGCCTTCCTGCTGCCCTTCTCCAGCGGG GTGTGGCTGTGCTTGGGCTTCGCGTACCTAGGCACGTCGCTGGTGCTGTACGTGGTGGGCCGGCTGTGCCCCGAGGAGTGGCAGAACCCGTACCCGTGCGTGGAGGAGGCCGCCGCGCTCGAGAATCAGTTCACCATCTCCAACGCGCTCTGGTTCATTCTGGGCGCCGTGCTCATGCAGGGATCTGAAATTGCGCCCGT CGCGTACGGGTCCCGCGCGGTGGCGAGCGCGTGGTGGATCTTTGCGATCGTGATCGTCAACTCGTATACGGCCAACCTGGCCACGCTGCTCGGCACCAAGACCTCCAACGAGCTCATCCACAACGTACGCGACCTCGCCGAGAATGACCTCGGTATCACCTACGGCGCCAAGGCCGGCGGATCCACTTTCACTTTCTTCgag ctTTCGAACAACGATTTATACAAAAGTATGTATCAAAAGATGATGCAGCAGGAAATGCCGTCGTCCAACGAAGCAGGCATTGAAAA GGTGATGAAAGAACAGTACGCATTTTTCGCGGAGTCTACCACCATTGAGTATACCATAGAGCGAAACTGTGAAGTCACTATG GTCGGAGAGCTACTAGACAATAAGGGTTACGGAATTGCCATGAAGAAaa ATTCGCAGTATCGTCACTCGATGAACTTGGCGTTGTTGAACCTGCAAGAGTCTGGCGTGCTGCGCGAGATGAAGCACCGCTGGTGGAAGGAGAAGCACGGCGGCGGGGCTTGTCAG CCGAACGCGGACCCGTCGAACGACGAGCTGACGATGCGCAACTTTCTGGGGCTGTTCCTGGTGCTGGTGGTGGGGTGCGCGCTGGGCATAGTGGTGTCGTGCTGCGACCTCGCGTGGACGGCGTGGCGGCGGCCACGCGACCCCGCCGCGTCCTTCGCCGCGAGCTACTGGGCCGAGCTGCGCTTCGTGTTCCGCTTCGACCAGTCGGAGAAGCCGGTGCGGGGACCGCTCgtgccgccgcccgcgccgcgcccgtCCGGCTCGCCCGGCTCGGTGCAGACGGACAAGGCGGGCAGCCCGGGCAGCGCGGGCAGCGCGCCGGACGAGGTCGAGGAGCGGCGCTCGGGCCGCTCGGCGCGCTCGAGCCGGCGGCCCAGCGCGCGCCGCTGCTCCATGCACAACGCCAGCTTGCGCATCGCGCGACACACCACACCGACACCCAGATAG